Proteins encoded within one genomic window of Humulus lupulus chromosome 1, drHumLupu1.1, whole genome shotgun sequence:
- the LOC133805982 gene encoding protein DETOXIFICATION 27-like has protein sequence MPSKGATEEAKVPLLEDLASLVNNETSKDLRHDHDSDDGVDEQLSLACRVKIESKKLWHIVGPAIFSRIASYSMLVITQAFAGHLGDLELAAISIANNVIVGFDFGLLLGMASALETLCGQAYGAKKYYMLGVYMQRSWIVLSICCVFLLPIYLFATPVLKLLGQPHDVAELSGVAAMCMIPLHFSFAFQFPLQRFLQSQLKTGVIAWVSLAALIIHIVISWLFVFQFKLGVIGTALTINFSWWTLVFGLLGYTLCGGCPTTWAGFSTEAFSGLWEFTKLSISSGVMLCLENWYYRILILMTGNLKNAEIALDALSICMTINGWEMMIPLAFFAGTGVRVANELGAGNGKGAKFATIVSVMTSIVIGLFFWILIMIFHNEIALIFSSSKAVLEAVNKLSLLLAFTILLNSVQPVLSGVAVGSGWQSYVAYINLGCYYLIGVPFGFLMGWGFHQGVMGIWAGMIFGGTAVQTLILAIITIRCDWEKEAEKANKHVLKWAEESKQEGL, from the exons ATGCCGAGCAAGGGCGCCACTGAGGAAGCCAAGGTTCCACTGTTGGAAGACCTAGCTTCATTAGTGAATAACGAAACATCAAAAGATTTACGACACGATCATGATAGTGATGATGGGGTTGATGAGCAATTATCTCTAGCATGTAGAGTTAAGATTGAATCAAAGAAGCTATGGCACATAGTGGGTCCAGCCATCTTCAGCCGCATCGCCTCTTACTCCATGCTCGTCATCACCCAAGCCTTCGCCGGCCACCTCGGCGACCTAGAACTTGCCGCTATCTCCATCGCTAATAATGTCATCGTCGGATTCGACTTTGGCCTACTC TTGGGAATGGCGAGTGCTTTGGAAACCCTATGCGGACAAGCCTATGGGGCGAAGAAATACTATATGTTGGGTGTATACATGCAACGTTCATGGATAGTCTTATCCATATGTTGCGTTTTCCTACTCCCTATCTACCTATTCGCCACGCCGGTGCTAAAGCTGTTAGGACAGCCGCACGACGTGGCGGAGTTATCTGGTGTGGCGGCGATGTGCATGATTCCACTCCACTTCAGCTTCGCTTTCCAGTTCCCTTTGCAGAGATTCTTGCAGAGCCAGCTAAAGACTGGTGTTATCGCTTGGGTGTCGCTGGCGGCGCTGATTATTCACATCGTCATCAGTTGGCTATTTGTGTTCCAATTCAAGCTAGGCGTTATCGGCACGGCCTTAACTATCAACTTCTCTTGGTGGACCTTGGTCTTCGGGCTTTTGGGCTACACCCTCTGCGGTGGCTGTCCGACCACTTGGGCCGGTTTCTCAACCGAAGCCTTCTCTGGTCTCTGGGAGTTCACCAAACTCTCTATTTCTTCTGGGGTTATGCTATG CTTGGAAAATTGGTATTATAGAATACTGATACTGATGACTGGAAACTTGAAAAACGCAGAGATTGCTTTAGACGCTTTATCGATATG CATGACGATTAATGGGTGGGAGATGATGATTCCTTTGGCATTCTTCGCTGGAACCGG AGTAAGAGTGGCAAATGAGCTCGGAGCTGGAAATGGAAAAGGGGCAAAGTTCGCGACTATAGTGTCAGTGATGACATCAATAGTAATCGGGCTCTTCTTTTGGATTTTGATTATGATTTTCCACAATGAGATCGCCTTGATATTCTCTTCAAGCAAAGCAGTCCTTGAAGCAGTTAATAAACTCTCTCTCCTCTTGGCCTTCACTATTCTCCTCAATAGTGTTCAACCTGTCCTCTCTG GAGTGGCTGTGGGATCTGGGTGGCAGTCGTATGTAGCATACATAAACTTAGGTTGCTATTACCTCATTGGGGTGCCatttgggtttttgatgggttggGGATTCCATCAGGGAGTTATG GGAATTTGGGCTGGCATGATATTTGGAGGGACGGCAGTTCAGACCTTGATATTGGCCATCATTACTATTCGATGTGATTGGGAGAAAGAG GCAGAGAAAGCAAATAAGCATGTATTAAAGTGGGCAGAAGAATCAAAGCAAGAAGGGTtgtaa